Proteins from a single region of Nitrospinota bacterium:
- a CDS encoding SLC13/DASS family transporter, producing the protein MSDEELTSPQNTVRMAGLIGGVVASALFLYAFDLDPAHPEITRTAAVVLLMAIWWITDAVPLWATALLPVF; encoded by the coding sequence GTGAGCGATGAAGAACTGACGAGCCCGCAAAATACCGTGAGAATGGCTGGCCTTATTGGAGGCGTTGTAGCCTCTGCGCTTTTTCTTTATGCATTTGACCTCGACCCGGCCCACCCGGAGATAACAAGAACCGCCGCCGTAGTTTTACTAATGGCGATATGGTGGATTACCGATGCTGTTCCTCTCTGGGCCACGGCGCTTCTCCCGGTATTC